A genome region from Fusarium musae strain F31 chromosome 5, whole genome shotgun sequence includes the following:
- a CDS encoding hypothetical protein (EggNog:ENOG41): MPLYELSPNIQESEATGRKRSHDEFMGNNDGIDTAEDIKLLPLASDQLSGEFALSSALSGERAPSPASSELSDPGTSTPPRLSPSPQTPVKTQITQKTINSASKPATTLVKRKKLTPAERAEKEKESARQKAEKEKENARLKEEREQKAAIRAVEKANAEAEKAAKAKEREEKRRQREEEKKRKDDEKKRKEEEEEKKARQQRTLGSFFKVPSTPKKTGDMTQPKNATPGDLSPAKPANNLPKTEYEKIFKPFFIKDNTRLAHIGPEMDTETREVKSKILDECIGGQRAGELDPSRFDPARLFCLPSKPQKRGVLHHPVKHIMEQVFRETEKAENAGPEHVDKIMRDTRQKLSKVPMKVISFSQDVRPPYYGTVTFKPFVLGRLNMSQLARTPTARRLPLDYDYDSEAEWQEEEEGEDLDVDDDEEEMDDEDDMDEFLDDSEDAGLSRRIFANTIEPDSTGICFENGGTVANQVIYDHRMEFMHDGLQQTWGIDPFSTEYWEPEVKNKTLKPTKITAASDGSSKMPPPPTPANAFSALTGSNGHTGGDPPKLVKSELLDDVKRAILSNKALSKVGIIDFLYHQFRDDVSRTEVKNTVELVAEKIGKGRSKEWALKSGHEIAS, from the exons ATGCCCCTCTACGAACTTTCACCGAACATTCAAGAATCTGAGGCTACTGGCCGTAAGAGAAGTCACGATGAGTTCATGGGAAATAATGATGGAATAGATACTGCAGAAGACATCAAGTTGCTGCCTCTGGCTTCTGATCAACTAAGTGGAGAATTTG CATTGTCTTCCGCTTTATCTGGGGAAAGAGCCCCATCGCCAGCTTCATCAGAACTGAGTGATCCTGGTACAAGCACTCCTCCCCGCCTGTCTCCGTCTCCTCAAACACCAGTCAAGACACAAATCACACAGAAGACCATCAATTCGGCATCGAAACCTGCTACCACTCTggtaaagagaaagaaattgACACCTGCTGAAAGggccgagaaggaaaaggaaagtGCCAGGCAGAAGgcagaaaaggagaaggagaatgcTCGACTCAAAGAAGAACGTGAACAGAAAGCAGCTATCCGAGCAGTTGAGAAAGCTAatgctgaagctgagaaggcaGCCAAAGCTAAAGAGCGTGAAGAGAAACGACGTCAAagggaagaggaaaagaaacgCAAggacgacgagaagaagcgaaaggaagaggaagaggaaaagaaggctCGGCAGCAACGAACACTCGGCTCCTTTTTCAAGGTCCCGAGCACTCCCAAGAAAACTGGCGACATGACTCAACCTAAAAATGCCACGCCAGGAGACCTCAGCCCAGCAAAACCTGCGAACAACCTACCAAAGACCGAATACGAGAAAATATTTAAGCCTTTTTTCATTAAGGATAACACACGACTTGCCCATATTGGGCCGGAGATGGACACCGAAACACGCGAGGTTAAATCTAAGATTCTAGATGAATGTATTGGCGGCCAACGAGCTGGAGAGTTGGACCCTTCTCGGTTCGACCCGGCTCGACTCTTTTGTTTGCCAAGCAAGCCTCAAAAGCGAGGCGTACTCCATCATCCAGTTAAGCACATCATGGAGCAAGTCTTCAGAGAGACAGAAAAGGCAGAAAACGCGGGCCCTGAGCatgttgacaagatcatgcGAGACACCCGCCAGAAGCTTTCCAAAGTGCCCATGAAGGTGATATCGTTTTCACAAGACGTGCGCCCCCCTTACTATGGAACTGTGACCTTCAAGCCATTCGTGCTTGGAAGGCTCAACATGAGCCAGCTAGCCCGAACGCCAACAGCAAGACGACTACCCCTTGACTACGACTATGATTCGGAAGCCGAGTggcaggaggaagaagaaggggagGATctcgatgttgacgatgatgaagaggagatggacgacgaagatgacatGGATGAGTTTTTGGATGATTCGGAAGATGCTGGTTTATCTAGACGAATCTTTGCAAATACCATTGAGCCAGACAGCACCGGGATCTGTTTTGAGAATGGAGGCACCGTGGCAAATCAGGTTATCTACGATCACAGGATGGAGTTCATGCACG ATGGACTTCAGCAAACCTGGGGCATTGATCCATTCTCAACGGAATATTGGGAACCTgaagtcaagaacaagacgcTCAAGCCTACGAAAATCACAGCGGCCTCTGATGGTAGCAGCAAGATGCCCCCTCCTCCTACGCCTGCCAACGCGTTTTCAGCTTTGACAGGCAGTAACGGCCACACCGGTGGTGATCCACCAAAGCTCGTCAAGTCTGAGCTACTTGATGACGTGAAGAGAGCTATTTTGAGCAACAAAGCGTTATCCAAGGTTGGAATTATCGACTTTCTCTACCATCAATTTCGGGACGACGTGTCTCGCACTGAGGTGAAGAATACCGTAGAGTTGGTGGCAGAGAAGATCGGTAAAGGGCGCTCTAAGGAGTGGGCGCTGAAGAGTGGACATGAGATTGCCTCATGA
- a CDS encoding hypothetical protein (EggNog:ENOG41): protein MEDPWGSPWTNDEPPKIDLPAPPPHAHFTADHSGSSQRVSPAHTPWNEDDDAWGGWAEAGKDNSPRWGRSPGLRPIGGSPAGSRLPSPAPDPWGRSPTFDTARLRKEDNGDSAISLGEGLRPILGRVATRTPSPARSLKENPTDIWQQPDPALSNRSLSPLRIEDEGRPDSPSGVPRPALQRGTRPPTLRQSSNKVSELVEMYDDMAKSSHSASPIDPSMRKVSGNASVQDVTIDMKFDEPDGIEEDLQVKVRAGEELKEESNETLEVGLEDEIEVKVEEESKLQPEPDAKVKIVSEGTLDQDENAMENGIAGSPKDEDQGHTDSDSWSDFESPMKEAQQDEAKQSRVEISKEQPTAATTDTASHEATPNEPAPAPPKPPSEPFSTDMTKLDNIFPSVETSFPSPEPIPDVIIDDSFTSISERKAWYLMSRPGSMRKHNLGDDENYVRVGWGNSQVRDQAIRIVRRWMEEDSITGRVVLGRRGGAAGAKIFNWDSSAPSTEISISELLARKNHSRHASAASKGTVASPTAAAFGWGSNPIPSPTAAAPSSVPRTLTTSEPRSSVETSPVEATRTSPVSKTKAPPLASPPRQSIAEEPPSPIKPIPLKPTNRPISITQPLHFPASPTISEPQSPLNAPSFLSTNRPVSVSQAPTSPLAQPPTNAGWGEDDDDDDWGDMVSSPTAETNGGFTSMDAIVDSSSNGIKDHTSQPSITAPSPLDDIDQSAPQAEIVTNGRPSTDALPLPPQTSAPDDTQSSTDPWNLSALQGIASSHSRSTTDDLSASPMKSLIPNHSRSTTLDLGTPQSPLASLASANLISNKAKTTIEQASKVNAWDSWGLGLLDDSNKPVRPKEDGMFASQQLQAPTPVDTFKDMASPTKPRPVSLPVPPPPKTVGESSKDDEIVANILRDLPDLSYMLR from the coding sequence ATGGAGGATCCCTGGGGTTCCCCTTGGACCAACGACGAGCCACCGAAGATAGACCTTCCCGCGCCGCCGCCACATGCGCACTTCACTGCAGACCACTCGGGCAGCTCACAGCGCGTTTCGCCTGCTCATACGCCATGgaacgaagatgatgatgcatgGGGCGGATGGGCCGAGGCGGGTAAAGATAACAGCCCACGCTGGGGCAGAAGTCCTGGTTTGCGCCCTATAGGGGGTAGTCCAGCTGGTTCGAGGTTGCCATCGCCGGCTCCGGATCCATGGGGACGCTCGCCAACGTTTGATACGGCACGATTACGAAAGGAGGATAACGGAGATTCAGCGATTAGTCTTGGTGAAGGACTGCGACCGATTTTAGGGCGTGTTGCGACGAGGACACCGTCACCTGCGCGGTCACTTAAAGAGAACCCAACAGATATCTGGCAGCAACCAGACCCGGCGCTTTCGAACAGGAGCCTAAGTCCTTTACGGATCGAAGATGAAGGCCGACCGGATTCACCGAGTGGAGTACCTAGACCAGCTTTGCAGCGTGGAACAAGACCGCCTACTTTGCGACAATCTTCCAATAAGGTTTCTGAGTTGGTGGAGATGTACGATGATATGGCAAAGAGCAGCCATAGTGCTTCACCCATTGATCCATCCATGCGGAAGGTGTCGGGCAATGCTTCGGTGCAGGATGTCACGATTGACATGAAGTTCGACGAACCAGATGGAATTGAGGAGGATTTACAGGTGAAGGTTAGGGCGGGGGAGGAATTGAAGGAAGAGTCGAATGAGACACTTGAAGTTGGGCTAGAAGATGAGATTGAAGTGAAAGTGGAAGAGGAGTCGAAACTTCAACCAGAGCCAGACGCGAAAGTCAAGATCGTGTCTGAAGGAACCCTAGATCAAGACGAGAATGCGATGGAGAATGGAATTGCAGGGTCACCCAAGgatgaagatcaagggcacacagactcagactcatgGTCGGATTTCGAATCACCAATGAAGGAGGCACAACAAGACGAGGCTAAACAATCTAGAGTTGAAATTTCCAAAGAacagccaacagcagcaacaactgACACGGCAAGCCATGAAGCGACACCCAACGAACCAGCACCAGCGCCACCAAAACCACCCTCGGAACCATTCTCAACTGACATGACAAAGCTTGATAATATCTTTCCGTCAGTCGAAACGAGCTTCCCATCCCCGGAGCCGATTCCCGATGTCATTATCGACGATAGCTTCACTTCCATCTCGGAGCGCAAAGCATGGTATCTCATGTCGAGACCTGGTTCGATGCGGAAGCACAACTTGGGAGACGACGAAAACTATGTTCGCGTTGGCTGGGGTAACTCCCAGGTGCGTGACCAGGCAATCAGAATTGTCAGGCGATGGATGGAGGAAGACTCAATCACCGGCCGTGTTGTTCTGGGCCGAAGAGGTGGTGCAGCTGGTGCAAAGATCTTCAACTGGGATTCATCGGCGCCATCCACCGAGATCTCAATCTCTGAACTTTTGGCGAGGAAGAATCATTCGAGACATGCTTCAGCAGCTTCCAAAGGAACCGTAGCGTCGCCTACAGCTGCAGCGTTTGGATGGGGTAGCAATCCCATTCCTTCGCCAACTGCCGCTGCACCCTCTTCTGTGCCTCGCACTTTGACCACAAGTGAGCCGAGGTCATCAGTTGAAACGTCACCCGTTGAGGCCACGAGAACATCCCCCGTGTCAAAGACAAAAGCACCTCCTTTGGCATCTCCCCCAAGGCAATCTATCGCCGAGGAGCCCCCCTCTCCTATCAAGCCTATACCATTAAAACCTACAAACCGACCTATATCTATAACTCAACCTTTACATTTCCCAGCGTCGCCTACGATCTCGGAACCGCAGTCTCCACTCAATGCTCCTTCGTTTCTATCGACAAACCGACCGGTATCGGTATCGCAAGCACCGACATCCCCTCTAGCACAACCCCCAACAAACGCAGGCTGgggcgaggatgacgacgatgatgactggGGCGACATGGTTTCATCACCCACAGCTGAAACAAACGGCGGGTTTACTTCCATGGATGCGATTGTGGATTCCAGCTCGAATGGCATCAAAGACCATACCAGTCAGCCCTCAATTACAGCTCCGAGTCCGCTGGATGACATAGACCAGAGTGCACCGCAAGCCGAAATAGTGACCAACGGCCGTCCCTCTACGGATGCTCTGCCTTTACCTCCTCAAACCTCTGCACCTGACGACACTCAATCGTCCACTGACCCTTGGAACCTTTCAGCGCTGCAAGGCATAGCTTCGAGCCACTCTCGATCGACTACTGACGATTTGTCTGCATCCCCTATGAAGAGCTTGATTCCCAACCATTCAAGATCCACAACACTTGATTTGGGAACACCTCAGTCGCCCCTGGCAAGTCTTGCATCCGCAAACCTGATATCAAACAAGGCCAAAACGACAAttgagcaagcaagcaaggtcAATGCATGGGACTCATGGGGCTTGGGTTTGCTCGATGATTCCAACAAGCCAGTTAGGCCAAAGGAAGATGGGATGTTTGCAAGCCAACAGCTACAAGCTCCTACGCCAGTTGACACATTCAAAGACATGGCCTCTCCTACAAAGCCCCGGCCGGTATCACTACCTGTCCCTCCGCCACCAAAAACAGTCGGTGAGTCCTCCAAAGACGACGAGATCGTCGCGAATATTCTTCGAGATCTGCCGGATCTCTCTTACATGTTACGATAA
- a CDS encoding hypothetical protein (BUSCO:EOG09263M8W), translating to MAPAMSTLSDEGSLSQERQHEQDENDVAVPSSPLLESRSRSPAGLRAKLGLGGVARRTLGFALLLLTVFLWTLYNFIASYMFSDQTYNKPFFIVYLNTSIFAISLIPKFFKYLRKHGISGMRHDATQLWSDYKHGRINTKSLYQTEDEQATERLISQGYGSTETATSEEKLTFKETAVLSFEFCMLWFSANYFASACLEYTSVASVTILTSTSSVWTLIFCSLFGIERFSTAKILGVGASLAGVILISTVDLSGKSDEDRGSFPHKSPTQIAVGDSMALLSAVIYGLYVTVMKRKVPNEDKVDMQMFFGLVGVFNVVLLWPIFFILHWTGLEPFELPPSSTLWGIIIFNAVSSFISDISWALALLMTTPLVVTVGLSLTIPLSLIGEILQYQQYSSFTYWVGAAVVFVSFIVVSRESDDGEEPKKDDDLERSVGV from the exons ATGGCACCGGCTATGTCGACTTTATCAGATGAGGGATCGCTTTCGCAAGAGCGACAGCATGAACAAGACGAGAACGATGTGGCAGTACCTTCGAGCCCGCTACTCGAgtcgagatcaagatcacCAGCTGGGTTGAGGGCGAAACTGGGCTTGGGCGGTGTTGCGAGAAGAACCCTTGGCTTTGCGCTGTTATTGCTGACGGTGTTCCTATGGACATTATACAATTTCATCGCCAGT TACATGTTCTCTGATCAAACCTACAACAagcccttcttcatcgttTACCTCAACACCTCGATATTCGCAATCTCCTTAATACCCAAGTTCTTCAAATACCTACGGAAGCATGGAATCAGTGGAATGCGACACGATGCGACGCAACTATGGTCCGATTACAAGCATGGCAGAATAAACACGAAGTCACTCTATCAAACCGAGGACGAGCAGGCAACCGAGCGCTTGATATCGCAAGGATACGGAAGCACTGAAACCGCAACCTCCGAAGAGAAGCTGACGTTCAAGGAGACTGCCGTTTTGAGCTTCGAGTTCTGCATGCTGTGGTTCTCAGCGAACTACTTTGCGTCAGCTTGTCTCGAGTACACAAGCGTCGCGAGCGTTACGATCCTGACATCTACGAGTAGTGTCTGGACTCTTATCTTCTGCTCCCTATTCGGAATCGAACGGTTCTCGACAGCCAAAATCTTGGGTGTGGGAGCTTCCCTAGCAGGAGTAATTCTTATCTCGACTGTAGATCTGTCCGGCAAAAGCGATGAGGATAGAGGATCGTTCCCGCACAAGTCACCTACGCAAATCGCGGTTGGTGATTCGATGGCGCTCCTGAGTGCCGTTATTTATGGTCTTTATGTGACTGTGATGAAGCGCAAGGTTCCAAATGAGGATAAGGTCGATATGCAGATGTTCTTCGGACTTGTTGGTGTCTTCAACGTGGTTCTCCTTTggcccatcttcttcattttGCATTGGACGGGCTTAGAACCG TTTGAACTACCTCCCAGCAGCACACTTTGGGGCATCATTATT TTCAATGCGGTGTCTTCCTTCATCAGCGATATTTCATGGGCCCTCGCCCTGCTCATGACGACACCCCTTGTGGTGACAGTTGGCCTATCCCTCACAATACCCTTGTCTTTGATTGGCGAGATCTTACAATATCAGCAATACTCGAGTTTTACCTATTGGGTTGGTGCTGCAGTTGTTTTTGTTTCATTCATTGTGGTCAGCCGAGAGAGCGACGATGGAGAGGAACCCAAAAAGGACGACGACTTGGAGAGATCGGTGGGAGTTTGA